In Haematobia irritans isolate KBUSLIRL chromosome 1, ASM5000362v1, whole genome shotgun sequence, a genomic segment contains:
- the LOC142240015 gene encoding calcyphosin-like protein: MSFRDDFYLKEATLVNRARRELANGVEKDPIDRLRLMCFTQGVGGILNFARTLHSEKNDGKKVLTLQEFKAAVDKSGLECSEEDIMKLFHNFNDEYHGGVNVAEFLMKLRPTLSRSRMEIIEKAFSKADPRGDGFISLKHLKNIYNVKDHPKYLSGELTEKDILCDFLKTFDNGEEKLRGKIYKEDFVNYYCSVSASIDRDAYFDLVMRRAYKL, translated from the exons ATGAGCTTTCGggacgatttttacttgaaagaaGCCACACTTGTCAATCGTGCCCGTAGAGAATTGGCCAATGGAGTGGAAAAGGATCCAATTGATCGTTTAAGATTGATGTGCTTTACGCAGGGAGTTGGTGGTATATTGAATTTCGCCAG aaccCTTCATTCCGAGAAAAATGATGGCAAAAAAGTCCTAACGCTTCAAGAATTTAAGGCAGCTGTAGATAAGAGTGGCTTAGAATGCAGTGAGGAAGatattatgaaattgtttcataacttTAACGACGAATATCATGGTGGTGTCAATGTCGCCGAATTCCTCATGAAATTAAGG CCCACTCTGTCCCGTTCACGCATGGAAATTATCGAGAAAGCTTTTTCAAAGGCCGATCCCAGGGGTGATGGTTTCATTTCTTTGAAACATTTAAAGAACATCTACAATGTAAAAGACCATCCCAAATATCTCAGTGGTGAATTGACGGAGAAGGATATTCTTTGTGATTTCCTGAAAACTTTCGATAATGGAGAAGAAAAACTGCGTGGAAAGATATacaaagaagattttgtaaattactaTTGCAGTGTTAGTGCTTCGATTGATAGAGATGCTTATTTCGATTTGGTCATGCGCCGAGCCTACAAACTTtaa